The Coffea arabica cultivar ET-39 chromosome 1e, Coffea Arabica ET-39 HiFi, whole genome shotgun sequence genome has a window encoding:
- the LOC113693299 gene encoding putative E3 ubiquitin-protein ligase XBAT35: protein MPGVAGGILSPYDMGGTLPQEGTIGQPMPTTTLVAGLTIVFAICFNSYGLIALFPINVAPATAPPENVQLAMAIDAFLQSAMHPHLGPHLVSGADVSTSRTNSECIMANCRSFISGTAPLQKEEKLGHKHQETSANGVNSVPASIPSAPPVADSAVDDGPIHYPSIDTSPLDFSSPPVERVDAKLEERTDIGASSSCVICLDAPIEGACIPCGHMTGCMSCLSEIKAKKWGCPVCRAKIDQVVRLYAV, encoded by the exons ATGCCTGGTGTAGCAGGAGGCATTCTTTCTCCATATGACATGGGTGGGACGCTTCCCCAAGAAGGTACCATTGGTCAGCCAATGCCAACTACTACTCTG GTTGCTGGACTGACTATTGTCTTTGCTATATGTTTTAATTCATACGGTCTCATTGCACTATTTCCAA TTAATGTTGCTCCAGCAACTGCCCCTCCGGAAAATGTGCAATTAGCTATGGCAATTGATGCCTTCCTACAGTCTGCTATGCATCCACATCTGGGTCCTCACCTAGTATCTGGAGCAGATGTATCCACAAGTAGGACTAATTCTGAATGCATCATGGCTAATTGCAGAAGCTTCATTTCTGGGACAGCTCCTCTGCAGaaggaagaaaagcttggaCATAAACACCAAGAAACCAGTGCTAATGGAGTT AACTCTGTGCCAGCCTCTATTCCATCAGCTCCACCTGTTGCAGATTCAGCTGTAGATGATGGCCCAATTCATTATCCATCAATTGACACTAGTCCTCTTGATTTCTCTTCACCTCCTGTGGAGAGGGTAGATGCTAAACTAGAGGAAAGAACAGATATAGGTGCTTCTTCCTCTTGCGTGATATGCTTGGATGCGCCTATTGAAGGAGCATGTATACCTTGTGGACATATGACTGGCTGCATGTCTTGTCTAAGtgaaattaaagcaaaaaaatGGGGTTGCCCTGTTTGTCGTGCGAAGATAGATCAAGTTGTACGCCTATATGCTGTTTAA
- the LOC140016756 gene encoding polyadenylate-binding protein 2-like, translated as MAQIQVQSAGVTTGPNRVAAPASGATVAAAAAPIGGGNQFLSTSLYVGDLDVNVADSQLYDLFNQVGQVVSVKVCRDLSIRRSLCYGYVSYSNPQDATRAMDVLNLAPINGKSIRIMYSHRDPSIRKSGTANILIKNLDKSIDNKALHDTFSTFGNILSCKIATDGNGQSKGYGFVQFDNEESAQTAAADATKGMDV; from the coding sequence ATGGCGCAGATTCAGGTGCAGAGTGCGGGAGTGACAACTGGGCCAAATAGAGTGGCGGCTCCGGCTAGTGGTGCTACTGTGGCAGCGGCAGCGGCTCCCATTGGTGGAGGGAATCAGTTTTTGTCAACCTCGCTTTATGTGGGTGACCTGGACGTCAACGTGGCGGACTCCCAATTGTACGATCTGTTCAACCAGGTGGGACAAGTGGTTTCGGTTAAGGTCTGTAGGGACCTCAGCATTCGCCGCTCACTCTGCTATGGCTACGTCAGCTATAGCAATCCTCAGGATGCCACAAGGGCAATGGATGTGTTAAACTTAGCTCCTATCAATGGCAAGTCGATCAGGATCATGTACTCTCATCGAGACCCTAGCATCCGTAAGAGTGGGACTGCAAATATCTTAATCAAGAATCTGGACAAGTCAATTGACAACAAAGCTTTGCATGATACATTTTCAACCTTTGGCAACATTCTTTCATGCAAGATAGCTACTGACGGCAATGGCCAATCTAAGGGTTATGGTTTTGTTCAATTTGATAATGAAGAATCTGCTCAGACTGCAGCAGCAGATGCTACCAAGGGGATGGATGTTTAG